The Thermosulfurimonas sp. F29 genome includes a window with the following:
- a CDS encoding acetyl-CoA carboxylase carboxyl transferase subunit alpha/beta — translation MSELYRELTDLWERAVYLRDIKGEDWEGISSVVEALEELRRDFYERPLDEARKRLPQLRSRLVELEELAARTLTPYEIVKIVRHPQRFTLQDILENVYDSYTELGGEGEINIDPAVVVARAMISRRVGDRVYLHQVMVIGHEKGHGEEFREGGSAKPWGNEKALRYMRIAETEGIPIHFYIFTPGAYPIEDYPGAAQQIARNLYAMAKLKVPMISFISEGGSGGAEAIGLTDLRLMASRGYYSVISPEGAAAIEAKLREGRPPRDLVERCARNLKLTAEDNLRLGTIDRIVPEPPLGARRRDYAFFKRLRYEMIRATDEVVLQTRSLRTFRKYVLSRQNGEEVPDDFGIYVNWELSEDEKEILLENRSRKYREMGRWAVCGRASRLKTFVEKGHDLGTRVFHGLRYGVFRQSHRALRRMFEEFTQEGSAFLKPVTDPVKTVYNLVAGKRRRPPRIVSPIERLEEQEELYVSPLALEDRTVTCPNAETHGCPDLWVPDLYGEFCGVCPNCGHHFPLEYQWYLNNIFDRGSIKEFNEEISSGNPLNFEGYAQKLAEARKKTGRNSAMLTFEARIGGISLIVAMLIADFRQGTVGVAEGEKFVRACDRARITRRPLLALIHTTGGIRIHEGTLGVIQMPRCTLAAREYVDSGGLYIVVYDNNSYAGPVASFLGCAPYQFALRSTRLGFAGPRVILETTGKPVPPDYHSAENALRRGHIQGVWDRRELRLKLYEALLTMGGRNLYYR, via the coding sequence ATGAGCGAACTTTACCGGGAACTTACCGATCTGTGGGAAAGGGCCGTGTACCTCCGCGACATAAAGGGGGAGGACTGGGAGGGGATCTCCTCGGTGGTGGAGGCCCTGGAGGAGCTCCGGCGTGACTTCTACGAACGCCCCCTCGATGAGGCGAGGAAACGACTCCCGCAACTTCGTTCAAGGCTTGTGGAGCTCGAGGAGCTTGCCGCCCGCACCCTCACTCCGTACGAGATCGTGAAGATAGTGCGGCACCCCCAGCGTTTTACCCTGCAGGACATCCTGGAGAATGTTTACGACAGCTACACCGAGCTCGGGGGGGAGGGCGAGATCAACATCGACCCGGCGGTGGTGGTGGCCCGGGCCATGATTTCCCGGCGGGTGGGGGACAGGGTTTACCTTCATCAGGTCATGGTCATCGGGCATGAAAAGGGCCACGGGGAGGAATTCCGCGAAGGCGGAAGCGCCAAGCCCTGGGGGAACGAAAAGGCCCTCCGTTACATGAGGATTGCCGAAACCGAAGGCATTCCCATCCACTTCTACATCTTTACGCCCGGGGCCTATCCCATCGAGGACTATCCGGGGGCGGCGCAGCAGATCGCCCGCAACCTCTACGCCATGGCCAAGTTAAAGGTGCCCATGATCTCCTTCATTTCCGAGGGAGGCTCCGGAGGCGCCGAGGCCATAGGCCTTACGGACTTAAGGCTCATGGCCTCCCGGGGGTATTATTCGGTGATAAGCCCCGAGGGGGCGGCGGCCATCGAGGCCAAGCTCCGGGAGGGGCGTCCCCCGCGGGACCTGGTGGAACGCTGCGCCCGCAACCTCAAACTTACCGCCGAGGACAACCTGCGCCTCGGCACCATAGACCGCATCGTCCCGGAACCCCCTCTGGGGGCCCGCCGCAGAGACTACGCCTTCTTCAAGCGCCTGCGTTACGAAATGATCCGGGCCACGGACGAGGTGGTCCTTCAGACCCGGAGCCTCCGCACCTTCCGGAAATATGTGCTTTCCCGGCAAAACGGCGAGGAGGTCCCGGACGACTTCGGTATCTATGTGAACTGGGAGCTCTCCGAGGACGAAAAGGAGATCCTGCTCGAGAACCGCTCCCGGAAGTATCGGGAAATGGGACGCTGGGCCGTCTGCGGAAGGGCCTCGCGTCTTAAGACCTTCGTGGAGAAGGGACACGACCTCGGCACGCGGGTCTTTCACGGCTTGCGCTACGGGGTGTTCCGGCAGAGCCACAGGGCCCTGCGGCGCATGTTCGAGGAATTCACCCAAGAGGGCTCGGCCTTTCTCAAACCGGTAACCGACCCGGTAAAGACCGTTTACAACCTGGTGGCCGGAAAACGCCGCCGCCCGCCCAGGATCGTTTCTCCCATAGAGAGACTCGAGGAACAGGAGGAGCTCTATGTAAGTCCGCTGGCCCTGGAGGACCGGACCGTAACCTGTCCCAACGCCGAGACCCACGGCTGTCCGGACCTCTGGGTGCCGGACCTTTACGGAGAGTTCTGCGGGGTCTGCCCCAACTGCGGCCACCACTTTCCCCTGGAATACCAGTGGTACCTCAACAACATCTTCGACCGGGGAAGCATAAAGGAATTCAACGAGGAAATCTCCTCCGGGAATCCGCTCAACTTCGAGGGCTACGCTCAGAAGCTGGCCGAGGCCCGGAAGAAGACCGGGCGCAACTCGGCCATGCTCACCTTTGAAGCCCGGATAGGCGGAATTTCGCTGATCGTGGCCATGCTGATCGCGGACTTCCGGCAGGGCACGGTGGGGGTGGCGGAGGGGGAAAAGTTTGTTCGGGCCTGCGATCGGGCCCGGATCACCCGGAGGCCCCTTCTGGCCCTGATCCACACCACCGGAGGAATACGGATCCACGAGGGTACCCTGGGGGTCATACAGATGCCCCGGTGCACGCTTGCGGCCCGGGAATATGTGGACTCCGGAGGGCTCTACATCGTGGTGTACGACAACAACTCCTATGCCGGGCCGGTGGCCAGTTTTCTGGGATGCGCCCCCTATCAATTTGCCTTGCGCTCCACCCGCCTGGGGTTTGCCGGGCCGCGGGTGATCTTGGAGACCACCGGAAAACCCGTGCCCCCGGACTATCACAGCGCCGAAAACGCCCTGCGGCGGGGGCACATTCAGGGCGTGTGGGACCGCCGGGAGCTGCGGCTCAAGCTTTACGAGGCCCTTCTTACCATGGGGGGTCGGAATCTCTATTACCGGTAG
- a CDS encoding biotin carboxylase N-terminal domain-containing protein gives MKKDRVLIANRGEIALRIMEACEELGLEYVAVYTRADEESLHVRRAARKYRIADYRDPNELLAVADEAGCTAIHPGYGFLAEDFRFARRVAKRSRPLTFIGPRWEVIRDLGSKLNVKRLAREIGIPVIPGTTEPLYNEIEAEARAEELFEWLSESGERDPRLLIKASAGGGGMGIEEVREIGEVRPVFRRVRAYAKRIFGDEGVLIEARLSRFQHLEVQLLGTSHGELVHFGTRNCTIQSPGRQKRVEIAPGFDPSYVSYSFPAEEVLTEIINHSLKLAEVVAYDSVGTWEWLVTPEGKAYLMEVNTRIQVENEISARISRVKGREVNLIREQIRTALGDRLGYSQRDITFSGTAIELRLVAEDTRRNFKPLSGTITRFTWPDYPWLTLRTHVPSDRPYTIPTEYDPNLALAIVWGRDTAEAVERARRVLEEAVIEGHTSRGDPLTTNVEYLKKKLEDIFRFPS, from the coding sequence ATGAAAAAAGACCGCGTGCTCATCGCCAATCGGGGGGAGATTGCCTTGAGGATCATGGAGGCCTGCGAGGAGCTGGGCCTGGAGTATGTGGCGGTCTATACCCGGGCCGACGAGGAGAGCCTTCATGTCCGCAGGGCCGCCAGGAAATACCGCATCGCGGACTACCGCGATCCCAACGAATTGCTCGCCGTGGCCGACGAAGCGGGTTGCACGGCCATTCACCCCGGCTACGGCTTCCTGGCCGAGGACTTCCGTTTCGCCCGCCGGGTGGCCAAACGATCCCGTCCCCTGACCTTCATAGGTCCCCGCTGGGAGGTCATCCGGGATCTGGGAAGCAAACTCAATGTAAAGCGCCTGGCCCGCGAGATAGGGATCCCGGTCATACCCGGCACCACCGAACCCCTCTACAACGAGATCGAGGCCGAGGCCCGGGCGGAGGAACTCTTCGAGTGGCTCTCCGAATCGGGGGAAAGGGATCCCCGACTCCTCATCAAGGCCTCGGCCGGCGGAGGCGGAATGGGAATAGAGGAGGTGCGGGAGATAGGCGAGGTGCGCCCGGTGTTCCGGCGGGTAAGGGCCTACGCCAAAAGGATCTTCGGGGACGAGGGGGTCCTCATCGAGGCCCGGCTCTCCCGTTTCCAGCACCTTGAGGTCCAGCTCCTCGGAACCTCCCACGGGGAACTGGTCCACTTCGGAACCCGCAACTGCACCATCCAGAGCCCCGGACGCCAGAAACGGGTGGAGATTGCCCCCGGCTTCGACCCTTCCTATGTCTCTTACTCCTTTCCGGCGGAAGAGGTGCTTACGGAAATCATCAACCACTCCCTGAAACTGGCCGAGGTCGTGGCCTACGACAGCGTGGGGACCTGGGAATGGCTGGTGACCCCCGAGGGAAAGGCCTACCTGATGGAGGTAAACACCCGTATCCAGGTGGAAAACGAGATCTCGGCCCGCATCTCCAGGGTGAAGGGACGGGAGGTAAACCTGATTCGGGAACAGATCCGCACGGCCCTCGGGGATCGCCTGGGTTACAGCCAGAGGGACATCACCTTCTCCGGTACGGCCATCGAGCTGCGTCTGGTGGCGGAGGATACCCGGCGCAACTTCAAGCCGCTTTCCGGGACCATCACCCGCTTTACCTGGCCGGATTACCCCTGGCTGACCCTCCGCACCCATGTCCCCTCGGACAGGCCTTACACCATTCCCACGGAATACGATCCCAATCTGGCCCTGGCCATCGTGTGGGGCAGGGACACCGCCGAAGCGGTGGAACGGGCTCGAAGGGTGCTTGAGGAGGCGGTCATCGAGGGGCACACCTCCCGGGGGGACCCTCTAACGACCAATGTGGAGTATCTTAAGAAAAAACTCGAGGACATATTCCGGTTCCCCTCATGA
- a CDS encoding TIGR00725 family protein yields MDLRSEARRVAVIGTGIADSGVYEMAYRVGWLLARRGALVYCGGLGGVMEAAARGASEAGGLTVGILPGNKAEEANPYIQIPVVTDMGHARNVILVRSVEGVIAVAGGYGTLSEIALALKMWKPVVGLRTWPGIEGVLYVETPEEAVDRLFRVLEGRE; encoded by the coding sequence ATGGATTTGAGGAGTGAGGCCCGCCGGGTGGCGGTGATCGGCACCGGGATCGCCGATTCCGGGGTGTACGAGATGGCCTATCGGGTGGGCTGGCTGCTGGCCCGGAGAGGCGCCCTGGTCTATTGCGGTGGCCTGGGCGGGGTGATGGAGGCCGCCGCCCGGGGGGCTTCCGAGGCGGGTGGACTCACGGTGGGAATCCTCCCGGGAAACAAGGCCGAGGAGGCCAACCCCTACATTCAAATCCCCGTGGTCACCGACATGGGACACGCCCGAAATGTGATTCTGGTGCGTTCGGTGGAGGGGGTGATCGCGGTGGCCGGGGGATACGGAACCCTTTCCGAGATCGCCCTGGCCCTCAAGATGTGGAAGCCCGTGGTGGGGCTGCGCACCTGGCCCGGAATCGAGGGCGTGCTCTATGTGGAAACTCCCGAAGAGGCCGTGGATCGTCTTTTCCGCGTCCTGGAGGGAAGGGAATGA
- a CDS encoding protein-L-isoaspartate(D-aspartate) O-methyltransferase, with protein MSLYSPERDIYRRARERMVSQQIAARGITDERVLEAMRRIPRHLFVEEALRDQAYADHPLPIGYGQTISQPYIVALMTEALELRGPEKVLEVGTGSGYQTAILAELARWVYSIERHAPLLERARRVLEALGYDNVFFRVGDGTRGWPEAAPFDAIIVTAAGPRVPEPLLEQLAEGGRLVMPVGDEWSQVLVKVVKRGGTFHRQTLEPVRFVKLVGEYGFEE; from the coding sequence ATGAGCCTGTACTCTCCGGAAAGGGACATTTACCGTCGGGCCAGGGAGCGCATGGTGTCCCAGCAGATCGCGGCCCGGGGTATTACCGACGAGCGGGTCCTTGAGGCCATGCGCAGGATCCCCCGGCATCTCTTCGTGGAGGAGGCCCTGCGGGATCAGGCTTACGCCGACCATCCCCTTCCCATAGGCTACGGACAGACCATCTCCCAGCCCTACATCGTGGCCCTGATGACCGAGGCCCTGGAGCTCAGGGGTCCGGAAAAGGTGCTGGAGGTGGGCACGGGGTCGGGGTATCAAACGGCCATTCTGGCGGAACTGGCCCGCTGGGTTTATTCCATCGAGAGGCACGCGCCCCTTCTGGAGCGGGCCCGCAGGGTACTCGAAGCCCTGGGCTACGACAATGTGTTTTTTCGGGTGGGGGACGGGACCCGGGGCTGGCCGGAGGCCGCTCCCTTTGACGCCATAATAGTCACCGCCGCCGGGCCCCGCGTTCCGGAGCCTCTCCTGGAACAGCTGGCCGAGGGAGGGCGTCTGGTCATGCCCGTGGGAGACGAGTGGTCCCAGGTGCTGGTGAAGGTGGTCAAACGCGGGGGGACCTTCCACCGGCAAACGCTCGAGCCGGTGCGTTTCGTGAAACTGGTGGGGGAGTATGGATTTGAGGAGTGA
- a CDS encoding biotin--[acetyl-CoA-carboxylase] ligase, with protein sequence MAAELAPSTRRAAELGVDLRFYGEVERLMPLAYELALREPRTAHGRVLLAERVRGARGRHGRIWVAERGGLWLALSLYDDHLPQTRGLFSLLFGVALGALAREMGLPAHVRWINDLHHRGRKIAGVLIEKRGDWLVVGIGVNVNNPPPHHLPAESLARLAGAPLSLEDLTDALLGKLRYYYGLLRELESSLAPGEDLPENPLVRDFLELSDTPGRCVAWARDLDRDPPLLGRAEGVLPDGSLLLRTGGDLLTLETGEIIYLY encoded by the coding sequence ATGGCCGCGGAGCTAGCGCCTTCCACTCGACGGGCCGCGGAACTGGGGGTCGACCTCCGGTTCTACGGGGAGGTGGAAAGGCTCATGCCGCTGGCCTACGAGCTGGCCCTGCGGGAGCCCCGCACGGCTCACGGCCGTGTGCTTCTGGCCGAAAGGGTGCGAGGGGCCCGGGGCCGGCACGGGCGCATCTGGGTGGCCGAACGGGGAGGCCTGTGGCTGGCTCTGAGTCTTTACGACGACCACCTGCCGCAAACCCGGGGGCTCTTTTCCCTCCTTTTCGGAGTGGCCCTGGGGGCTCTCGCCCGGGAAATGGGACTTCCGGCCCACGTGCGGTGGATAAACGACCTGCACCACCGGGGACGCAAGATCGCCGGAGTTCTCATCGAAAAGAGGGGAGACTGGCTGGTGGTGGGCATAGGAGTCAATGTGAACAATCCCCCTCCCCATCACCTCCCCGCCGAAAGTCTCGCGCGGCTCGCGGGAGCCCCCCTGTCCCTGGAGGACCTCACGGACGCCCTCCTGGGAAAACTGCGTTACTATTACGGCCTCCTGAGGGAGCTGGAGAGTTCGCTGGCCCCGGGGGAGGACCTCCCGGAAAATCCCCTGGTGCGGGACTTCCTGGAGCTCTCGGACACCCCGGGTCGCTGCGTGGCCTGGGCCCGGGATCTGGATCGGGATCCCCCCCTCCTGGGAAGGGCCGAGGGGGTGCTCCCCGACGGTTCCCTTCTCCTGCGCACCGGCGGGGACCTCCTGACCCTGGAAACCGGAGAGATCATTTACCTCTACTGA